From Cotesia glomerata isolate CgM1 linkage group LG3, MPM_Cglom_v2.3, whole genome shotgun sequence:
tcgtCCTGCTGAATATTATCGCAAACTCTCGCGGCCTCGATAGCAAAGAAGTTTATGCATTTCTTCTCTTCTTTTGTATTATCGCTGCACATCTTGCAAATCTGATGCCTGATGCAAGGCAGGAACAGCATCTGGCCcccaatataattatttacaggCATGCAGTGCTGTTTTATTTCTTCCAGCTCCGAGCTAGGACACTCGGACTTTTTATCCTGGTGGAAAAAATACGGACGACTTTTTAagttatcataattattactaatctTCGATAAATAATTCTTCTTCTCTCTGGAGTCTTTAACTCTGTACTCTTTATCAAAAGACTCGCCTTGCTGgtgaatttttatgttatgCTTCAGCTCGTCCAAAGCTTTGCGCATTTTTTCCAATGAGTAAGCCGCGGCTAGTTGGCTCAGAATCTTGTCTTTTACTCTCTGCGTATCTTCATCATCAATCTCATAAACTTGATCTGCCACCGCGGAGTCTCTTGAGTACTTTACAATATTATCTATTTTGTTTTCATTGTTACGCTTCATCGacttgtaattattatttacattattatttacagaAGACAGGTGAGCATGGTTGTTTAAATTATCTGCCATGGTCTGGTAATAATGCTGGATCAGCCAATCATCGTCTTCTTTTTGGGTTTCAGGCTTACCAGCAAATGACCAATTAGGTTGCCGCATTCTTTTGTCAATCCCAAAGTACTGAGACCAATCaatattcttcttcttcttactTGTAATGTGAACTTGTTCTTGAGTCAGTTCTTCTTTGGCTTTTGATGTTGTTGTaggattaatattattatttttattattaatgttgaTATTCTTGGTACTGGAATGACTTTCCACAGTTGGGTTCACTGAATTCATATTGACAGGATTTTTTGATGGTTTTATTTGGGAATTTCTTTGtatgttttcttcttttttgttCGGAcctgaattacttttttcggACAAGTTTTTCTTATCATCTTTGTGAAGGCCGAACAAAATGTCTAGATCATCTTGTTCTGCAGTTTTctgaaaatagttttaaagttagtttgtatgaaaattaaatttttagaaagataatgacaaaaaatgacactgaagttgacagatattaaaaatttttttagaattttatagcagtggaattattatgaaaaaaaaatgtaataaaaaagtttcggatgtaaaaattaaaaaaaaaataagtaaaaaatttttaacgcatttttttattgtaattgaatgatattaaagttagcagttacttgactattttttaattttattttacaaacaaatttattccgaaaaattatttttaataaattgcatttttactttttttaaatttctacatatcaatttttttctcatttcttttaccataatttatttgttagaaaatttttttaaattatcgaatatctgctaaattaattgtCATTGTAATTGGCTGCGTTCAGGTTTACTAAGTTCTGAGCAAGGCTGACTTTatctaccaaaaaaattaattttagacacacttaaataaatataccttgcattgttttattatagattaaaaaaaaaaaaataatatagttattttaagttattgcTAGAATATATGCTCAGATCTGCTaagaacttagtaaacttgaacgcagccattgatttgttataaaaattaaaaaaattgacagctgtcaaaattatttcaaatatatatatatatatatatatatatatatatatatatatatatatatatatatatatatatatatatatataatgacaCTAGTTAAGTAAAtgacattagaaattttttttagaattttataacaataaaattattataaaaaaaaatttcacatgtgaaaattaaaaaaaaaaattagtaaaaaattttttctttttattttattgtaattgatttgttataaaaatgaaaaaagttgaTAGTTATCAGCTAACTTCAGCAAGAAATTATATAGagtaatctttttaaataataatgatatttgtatatttttttatgacactTTTTTGTGAACTATCTGGCtaatctttaaataaataatgccAAATTTAAAtgacttaataaataaattataataaaattaattttctgaaaaattaaatttgtagatctgtcaaaaaattattgttgtaattttaaaaaaaattttttcttagtagtaatttatttgttataaaagttcaaaaaatgaCAGATATCTGCTAACTTTACTTTCATCAGACTTTTGTGTCAATtgcatatataaattttaaaattaaaataaagttagccgacatctaaaaatttttataattttttttattaaaaaattattacaaaaaaaattttttcatttgttaaaaacttcaataactataagtgcaattttttaaaaatattttttagtaataatttaataaattaagcaaaataaaaaaatcaataatgtcggctaactttattattataactttaaagtatgacaatttataatttttaatttatggtattgtatatattattgtgatgattgatatttaatttaatttattagatgcTTGAAGAAGTCATGATATATAAAAGTTGcagaattaaaacaaaaaaatcaaaaaatattttgagatCCAGAGAAGCTgactatatttaattatttcatttcctGGGATCcgagtaaattaaaaattccaaacAAACTTACTTCAGGCCGGTTTGAGTCAGAACCAATCCACTGGTGCTCCATCATCTTCATGACATCAACATTCCTCTTAACAGGatagttatttttaacaatatcaagATATTTGTCATTACTTCCAAAAGTCCTGAGTACTTGTCGTCGCTTTCGGTAATAAAGATCCTGGTCCTCTTTGTTTTTATCCATAGAAACTTTACTTAacttattattgtttattatttcagCCAAGCTATCGTAATCGTCTTCCTCATTGTCTTCATCATTGTCGTCAAcgtcatcatcattatcatcttgGTCGTTATCGTTTGAGCCGTCAATAAATAATGGGATACGCTCATGTGGTTTTTTATGCTCAGCTAGTGTCATCATCACCAACAAAAATGACattaagttattattatttttatttttagtatagcCCATATTTTGGAGGTAATTTGACAGTTTCAGtgctaatatatttttatccttGACATTAAGACGTTGTAaatcatcaatatttttaattatacttaGTAATTGTTTAtctgtataattaatttataatttgttgtCAATAATTACTTGTGAATAGtacttcaatttatttattttacaataaataaaaaaatttgagatgataagaagaaatgaaatttagttaaaactttaacaatttaaaaaaattttttctaaaaaaattttaataaatatttagctgtttttttttacaagaaattatattttaaaaattttttataaatattatgataataataattaattttgattaagattaaattgtttgttataaagaagaaatatcttctatatgggtgattctctgtaaggatgttttttgttgtcccaggcatttttttattagaaaaattgttattttgttactaaaacaaattttttacgaaagtaaaaaaacatttctatttggagcattgaaaactaaaatgatataaattttgatttttttgctataaattcgtaaaccaccgaaataacagtcccctgggctgtcccattcccaaaattaaaactttaagattaaattttaagttattcgtccataatatataatttggtctataatgtttataaacttaattagttaactaacaatcttcttcaataaaaagtaccgaaaattaatttgtttcattaaattcattaaaccaaagtttgtcccaggcattttaagaacagtcccctgccagaagttcaaagccaaaaaaaaaatccagcgtgttattttaccttttgtaaggtttataaggatctaactagccttaagttaataaccatagggctgttagcgctttatcggcattttatttagtgtcaaagcaccatttgtgctggaaatatgtgtctgggccacttcaaaactcagtcccctggcaactatttttatttataatttatttataaaattggatccataagtcttaatattattctaattaatgtaaacattaattgagaacttgaaaagttgaatgcattgaaatagtttgcttgatttttctcaatttgataaaaaaaaaaaaaaaaaaaaacagtcccctgtgatgttatatggcaaaagatacacaaatatcgaaaaagcaaaaattaaatcggctgtttatttattatgattaagctgatagttttgtagcccttgttaattttgttcctaataaaatcaaaaataatttggtcggacaattttgtacagatttaagatgtccttacagagaatcatccgtaattattaaattttcaataaaactgACATATGGTAAATGAAAAcatatttatctaaaaaagtattaagtctttataagtaataaatatttcaaatacttttcaaatttaatctatatttatatgtgAATGCTCTGTATAAAAAGATGAGATCAAATACTTCCAATAATGAATGGCGCATTCATATAAAGCACGATATCTCTTTCGGAATTTatggaatttaattaaagcaCGCCCTTATTTCTTCAGCTTTGTTTTGTCCatgaattattgataaaaaaattatatttaatagaaaaaataaaatatatttcttaccATTATCATCAGAAGGATTTACAATATAATCCAGCGGATTTCGTTGttgatcataataattatggtTTGAATTAACAGACCTCTGGACTCTGTGATTGTGATTATTGAGtgaatttaaatgattatGACGCACGGAAGCggcgttattattattaattaacgaaATTTTTCCATTGtgctcttcaaaattatagaGATTAGCTGCTCCGATTGATTTTAGTGACGCAATTGTTATGAAAAGAAGTAATATACTCGATCCTGAGGTCAATACTTTAgacatttttaatcaattagtTATAACTAATTACTACAAAGCCTGGAAAATAtatacttaaattattaataaaaaaaaattattttttatagtatacttacttaatttcttaaaagaaatcactaatatttaataaaacaataattgcgTTGTAAGTTTAAATTCTACAGTATTTTTGTGCGGTACACACACACGTTGAGCTTAAGAGAACATTGCAGACCGAATGACATTACACTGGggtttttatttagtttatacACACAATCGATTGTTAAGTGCGCGCATGTCAAAGGGCTCTGAGGTGTCAGCAACAAGTTTACGCGCAATTTTTAGGTGTGtcgtaattttattctaaggtaaagtacccagtagttgaacaggtttcaaagtaaatagtatattacaccccttgggaaggaaaataagaaaagcctcagatcacatgtaattgttggccgaggcgaagccgaggtcaacaaacatgtgatctgaggttttcttttttacttcccaagggctgtataatatttttttttgccctccgggcggaaagtggcaactttcgtgccgctgcgctaaacaaagttgccgctttccgccttcgtcgagcaaaaaaatagtatacactccacgggaactaaataagaaagcctcagatcacatgtttgtcaacctcggcttcgcctcggccgacaattacatgtgatctgagacatttcttactttacttccctaggtgtgtaatatactatttgtcCGAGGAAggaggaaagcggcaactttgtttagcgcagtgagaccaaagttgccactttccgcccagagggcaaaaaacttatttgaccctacttttaatagataaagatataattattagttcaaattagtgattttcatgaaaatataaacaattttgaattgattgaagcgcaaaataacacagataattgattatttatattttgacaacgtttttaaaatagaCTATGAAAGGAttagtacacggaaaaaagtaaactaatattcactcggattccggttcatttttatagtttcaaacagtaaagcgaacatcggggtggcaaaaatataaatattatagaacttaatgtagaaagtataaaagccacaatttataatttaatatccaaaataagtaattaatagctgtcactatagtaaataacgactctttcatcttaaaaaattacagtttcaaacagaaaaaattgccatttcaatatatgatccatattatgaggagaagagagaactcagatgaaagagaaggggatctcactctgggagaatttaacatttgaaacagtaaaaattatacttttaaaatataaattttaccaattcaagcaagtcaataattacagtttgatttttagcgttgcgttgaaaatttaccattttactttgtaaatattgacgttgcttgtattagaaatttactaactttattttatactttttacatatcataaaatcattttttaggtacgaaatgataaatatcaaagtctgaattcttaattatcatattttaacattttagacatttacatagcgaatattactgtttgaaatagtattttcttccatgtaaagagtaaattgtaacgtttaaatggtaaatattataaaatgattagtaaaatcatgattttactgtttgaaatggtaatttttagcagttaatcattacttattataaatcgactgttatttattacagtttacttttttccgtgtagtagTTGAATAATCAATTCTGACAAGCCGCAGTAGTTGGACACTCCGGGAGccagtagttgaactaataaaatatacggCAATAGGCACAGCAAAAATTTccaacgttttattgaaatatccaAAGATTCataacatattattgaatgatattaaaaataatactgtgaatatttaatatggtcatttaaaaatgaaaaatatttttatttaattttttaattacatttcttatgaatgacaaagcaaattttcaattataaatcgaaaaaactcaattcaaaacgttcaataatttttaactacactaatttttagttataaaacttatttaaattacagtaattaatataaatcacaatgctttgaaaatttggtgGTATAGTTgaacgctaaaatttaatataaaaattatagtttatgtctttgcaaaaaatatatgttatttagaaaagactatttAATCAgatggtacaattttttttacttaaaatgacCATATACCTTTTATTTGACTGATTGTTTTGTTGACGATTTAgtacctttttcatgaaaaaaatagcatctatcggCGATTTTCGACAtgtcaacttttaagttaataaaaatataattgttttgatttacaATTGTggacattaatttaaatatgtttttaagTTTACTGGAAAATAGCCATTTGTGAACTCGaacgtttataaattataaatttgaaaattagttaataatgtcatttgtaaaattagtcgcaaataaaaaatgatattaatgaaattagcgAAATGGAAATATcatcaaatataaattcaggcatttataaaatagcgaaaaacaaaaatttgtggCTATGTGAATTTAGCCAATTCTTACTGcagaaacttataaaattagccgattgTAAACTTTGtgaattcaaaagttataagaagtttaAAAACGGCTAATTTTACAATTCGTAAAGTTTAcaatcggctaattttataaGATTCTGCAGTAAGAATTGGCTATATTCACGCAGCTAcagatttttgtttttcgctattttataaatgactgAATTTATATTTGGTGATATTTCCATTTcgctaatttcattaatatcattttttatttgcgactaattttacaaatgacattatcaacaaattttcaaatttatagtttataaacGTTCATCAAGTTTACAAATGGCTATTTTtcagtaatattaaaaacatacttaaattaatgacCATGATtgtataattgaaaaaacttacagaaaacaattactgtatcatttaataatcTCGCATTTGTGAATATTactcataattaatttacggattttttattataacaattcgaaaagtctgttcaagtactggtccgatttttataagtgttcaagtactgggtactttaccttactttaaaaaaaaaaaaaaaaaaaaattttcaagtgaaaaattttttattttcaaaattttgtccaGTACTTAAATTCAAGTATTGACGGacaaattacaattaattataataatttattatacaaTTATTTCCTCCAAGTTGCACTGAacatttaaatcaaaaaaatttagtaattcgaattaataaaatcataataatagaactaatttaagtaattaataactgataatcataatatctaagtcttatttatttaaataatatttaattattaatatctatGCGTAAGTTCCACTAGGCATTTTGTCTTCTCTTGATGATGTTCAATTTTATCAGGATTGTACACATTTTTGTATTAAGAAAAGCATAcgcttttttttctctcataTTCTTTCAACAACagttatataaatttacaaaaattcatcAGGCTCTCTTGGGGCGTCAAGATCCCGGTAGTGAATAACCGGTCGAAAATCAGGattgttgctgttgctgcaacatacaattaaaatatatcGGTGTCTAACGTGTCCAAGTCATTGTAACTAATTACTGGTCTCGACGTCATATCTGCTGGTGCAGCCCTgcaatcatttttattgtacGTATGGGTGAGAATATATcacgattttaaaattatttattttttcgcaATTGACTAATTATTCTTAGTTATtaccaaatttaattactacCAATCTTCAATTatccaaaataaaataaaattatttccgcGAGCCAAGGGGTAGATTTCAGCcgaaatttataattgcagTACTACTTATAGAacatctaaattaaaaaatataaatttaccgtCCACGATTGAATCCTCCGCGAGATGGTCGTGACATTCCACCACCAAATCCACCTCCGAAACCACCGCCATAGCCGCCTGAGCTTCCAAAAATTCCTCTTCCGCTTCCGAAATTACTGCCTCCATATCCACCAaatctattgaaaaaaacaaaataaataaacaaaaattactaactataattcacaattaaaataaaaaattttaaattcttttttcattatttcaaaaaagttattaacaattacaaaattaaattttaacatagaactaaggtaaaagacccagttattgacacaattttattctgattaaaaaaataaaatgtacccaaaaaaccaattatcttaaaatttataattcaaaaattatatttattaatttattagagtcgatttgttttatttaattaaaataaaattgcaagtgtcaataactagttcagtgtcaataattgggtctTTTATCTTGTATGAAAGAACAGcgtttttttgtatttcaaattataatatttatattattaaagtagataccataaataattttttaaaataatatctgaatcatgatttttaaaaatagatgcCTAAAAtcattatgataagtatttaaactgcattcgaaaatactctatctctagatacataattaaaaaatgaccttgtatcttgagaactattgacatttttaaagatataagctcatcccgatgttacactcatcgagacctttcatttgagtacccacatcaatttttcatatatttcatatatttatatatatattacatatatgtatatatgaaaaatatatcaaaaatgcatgtgggtactcaaatgaaagctcttgatgagtttaacatcaggatgagcttatatctttttaaaaacgttaatagttaataaagtccagtgcaatttaacaaaattcactatttaataaagcaagatttttattatttatcgtcCGCAAATCATggaagtcacatagtgactgcaaggttgctattttaaatttttataaaaaacaattgcaaaaaaaatgcttgaaaaaatttttttttaattttcacgtggaactttttttttcttaataatttcattgctataaaattaaaaaacaattttaatatcagTTAACTTCAGTGTCTCTAAGATTATTGATATCCTCAAAATTATTCTCAAGACCcgaataaatttcataaaaagttattactcatt
This genomic window contains:
- the LOC123260766 gene encoding protein PFC0760c isoform X1; translation: MSKVLTSGSSILLLFITIASLKSIGAANLYNFEEHNGKISLINNNNAASVRHNHLNSLNNHNHRVQRSVNSNHNYYDQQRNPLDYIVNPSDDNDKQLLSIIKNIDDLQRLNVKDKNILALKLSNYLQNMGYTKNKNNNNLMSFLLVMMTLAEHKKPHERIPLFIDGSNDNDQDDNDDDVDDNDEDNEEDDYDSLAEIINNNKLSKVSMDKNKEDQDLYYRKRRQVLRTFGSNDKYLDIVKNNYPVKRNVDVMKMMEHQWIGSDSNRPEKTAEQDDLDILFGLHKDDKKNLSEKSNSGPNKKEENIQRNSQIKPSKNPVNMNSVNPTVESHSSTKNININNKNNNINPTTTSKAKEELTQEQVHITSKKKKNIDWSQYFGIDKRMRQPNWSFAGKPETQKEDDDWLIQHYYQTMADNLNNHAHLSSVNNNVNNNYKSMKRNNENKIDNIVKYSRDSAVADQVYEIDDEDTQRVKDKILSQLAAAYSLEKMRKALDELKHNIKIHQQGESFDKEYRVKDSREKKNYLSKISNNYDNLKSRPYFFHQDKKSECPSSELEEIKQHCMPVNNYIGGQMLFLPCIRHQICKMCSDNTKEEKKCINFFAIEAARVCDNIQQDEDDDDDLVAARDSCRKIAVSITQIQIPPLVGQDNSLCYKIITHSNYNSCLKDFEQQEHHNYFNNNNNNYYPYKM
- the LOC123260766 gene encoding homeobox protein 2 isoform X2, translating into MSKVLTSGSSILLLFITIASLKSIGAANLYNFEEHNGKISLINNNNAASVRHNHLNSLNNHNHRVQRSVNSNHNYYDQQRNPLDYIVNPSDDNAEHKKPHERIPLFIDGSNDNDQDDNDDDVDDNDEDNEEDDYDSLAEIINNNKLSKVSMDKNKEDQDLYYRKRRQVLRTFGSNDKYLDIVKNNYPVKRNVDVMKMMEHQWIGSDSNRPEKTAEQDDLDILFGLHKDDKKNLSEKSNSGPNKKEENIQRNSQIKPSKNPVNMNSVNPTVESHSSTKNININNKNNNINPTTTSKAKEELTQEQVHITSKKKKNIDWSQYFGIDKRMRQPNWSFAGKPETQKEDDDWLIQHYYQTMADNLNNHAHLSSVNNNVNNNYKSMKRNNENKIDNIVKYSRDSAVADQVYEIDDEDTQRVKDKILSQLAAAYSLEKMRKALDELKHNIKIHQQGESFDKEYRVKDSREKKNYLSKISNNYDNLKSRPYFFHQDKKSECPSSELEEIKQHCMPVNNYIGGQMLFLPCIRHQICKMCSDNTKEEKKCINFFAIEAARVCDNIQQDEDDDDDLVAARDSCRKIAVSITQIQIPPLVGQDNSLCYKIITHSNYNSCLKDFEQQEHHNYFNNNNNNYYPYKM